The following proteins are encoded in a genomic region of Desulfuromonas sp.:
- the cls gene encoding cardiolipin synthase — protein MLEVLGAIFYAIVTFGTIAHILLNKRDPRAAVGWIAVSFTLPFFGPGLYWFFGVNRIRTRARGWQERGRGMAWQEPAYCVWSFDQTQSEDYPFRYENFADLRNLVDAVTRRDMVDGNRVTPLYNGEEAYPAMLEAIAKAEDSVCLSSYIFETNRTGKQFAEALIAAAARGLDVRVLVDALGASYSFPRVFWLFRRSPVRVARFLPLSISGRGLYLNMRNHRKLMIVDKRIGFTGGMNIGDRHLLYDEGRKRISDIHFKVEGPVVGHLLEVFEEDWGFATGETAEPIEHPEPVRSPGAICRGISIGPNEDFDKLGWMVIGALNSARSSVRIMTPYFIPDRALLAAINSAALRGVRVDLIMPEENNLPPVKWATWGYLKEFLRFGTRVYEQPPPFAHSKLLLVDDRYALIGSPNLDQRSLRLNFEFALEVYDGNFCTSLGRHFDAIRKISRPVTLADIENRPILIRIRDGFFKLFSPFL, from the coding sequence CTGCTCGAGGTCTTAGGCGCTATCTTTTATGCCATCGTGACCTTCGGGACCATCGCCCACATTCTGCTGAACAAGCGGGATCCGCGCGCCGCTGTCGGCTGGATTGCGGTCAGCTTTACGCTGCCGTTCTTTGGTCCGGGCCTCTACTGGTTTTTCGGAGTCAACCGTATCCGGACCAGGGCCCGCGGCTGGCAGGAGCGGGGGCGGGGCATGGCCTGGCAGGAGCCGGCGTACTGTGTCTGGTCTTTTGATCAGACCCAGTCCGAGGATTATCCTTTCCGTTACGAAAACTTTGCCGACCTGCGCAACCTGGTCGATGCGGTTACCCGGCGGGACATGGTCGACGGCAACCGCGTTACCCCTCTCTACAACGGGGAGGAAGCCTACCCGGCGATGCTTGAAGCGATTGCCAAAGCCGAAGACTCGGTCTGCCTTTCAAGTTATATTTTCGAGACCAACCGGACCGGCAAACAATTTGCCGAGGCGCTCATTGCGGCCGCGGCCCGGGGCCTCGATGTTCGCGTCCTCGTTGACGCCCTCGGCGCCAGTTACTCCTTCCCCCGGGTTTTCTGGCTGTTTCGCCGCAGTCCGGTTCGGGTTGCCCGCTTTCTGCCGCTGTCGATTTCAGGCCGCGGGCTCTATTTAAACATGCGCAATCACCGTAAACTGATGATTGTCGATAAAAGGATCGGTTTTACCGGTGGTATGAATATCGGGGATCGCCATTTACTTTACGATGAGGGACGTAAGCGGATAAGTGATATCCATTTCAAGGTAGAGGGGCCGGTCGTCGGCCACCTGCTCGAGGTGTTTGAGGAAGACTGGGGCTTTGCCACCGGCGAGACGGCCGAACCGATCGAACATCCGGAGCCGGTGCGGAGCCCGGGTGCCATCTGCCGTGGCATCAGTATCGGCCCGAATGAAGATTTTGACAAACTTGGCTGGATGGTGATCGGCGCCCTGAACTCGGCCCGCAGTTCGGTCCGGATCATGACCCCCTATTTCATCCCGGATCGGGCCCTGCTGGCGGCAATCAACTCGGCGGCGCTGCGCGGGGTCCGGGTTGACCTGATCATGCCGGAGGAGAACAACCTGCCACCGGTCAAGTGGGCGACCTGGGGCTATCTCAAGGAGTTTCTCAGGTTCGGAACCCGGGTTTATGAACAACCGCCTCCCTTTGCCCACAGTAAACTGCTGCTGGTCGATGATCGCTATGCCCTGATCGGTTCACCAAATCTCGACCAGCGAAGCCTGCGCCTTAATTTCGAGTTTGCCCTTGAGGTTTACGACGGCAACTTCTGCACCAGCCTGGGCAGGCACTTTGATGCAATCCGCAAGATCTCCCGTCCGGTCACCCTGGCTGATATCGAAAACCGGCCGATACTGATCCGGATCCGTGATGGCTTTTTCAAACTGTTTTCGCCATTTCTGTGA
- a CDS encoding excinuclease ABC subunit UvrA yields MTDKIIIKGACEHNLKNIDIEIPRDKLVVITGVSGSGKSTLAFDTIYAEGQRRYVESLSAYARQFLEQMDKPDVESIEGLSPAISIEQKTTSKNPRSTVGTVTEIYDYLRLLFARVGRVHCYKCGKEISSQTVQQMVDQVMAWPQKSRLMVMAPIVRGRKGEYRKELKQLQADGFVRVRIDGAMHELGDAIELDKNKKHTIEVVVDRIVIKEGVESRLADSIETALGLAEGVVRVEVVDGESQLLSEQHACVECGVSYPEITPRMFSFNNPYGACDDCSGLGTRMYFDADLVVPNPELSIREGAIRPWESRTGYWYQQTLEALSDHYGFDIKTPFQKLPQTIRDILLRGSGKEEVKFFFDQGSRRHFYHKPFEGVLPNLERRYHETDSDAVRENLERYMNIMPCPSCNGARLRPESLHVRVGKKNMQEVVAQSIIEADKFFNDLELTAKETEIGRRILKEIRERLSFLTHVGLDYLTLDRTSGTLSGGEGQRIRLATQVGSSLVGVLYILDEPSIGLHQRDNRRLLETLKKLRDLGNTVLVVEHDEETILEADHVIDMGPAAGVLGGEIVAEGTPQDIMKVSDSLTGKYLSGVEMIPLPEQRRQPEQYLELRGASANNLKNVNARFPLGVLTCVTGVSGSGKSTLVIDTLYKTLAQRLNRSRDRAGKVEDIIGLEMLDKVIDIDQSPIGRTPRSNPATYTGVFSDIRELFAQLPEAKIRGYKPGRFSFNVKGGRCEACQGDGIIKIEMHFLPDVYVQCEVCKGARFNRETLEIKYKGETIADVLDMTANQAAKFFANIPKINRKLETLRDVGLGYIKLGQSATTLSGGEAQRVKLAKELGKRATGQTIYILDEPTTGLHFADIRKLLDVLQRLVDAGNTVLVIEHNLDVIKTADHIIDLGPEGGDRGGRIVATGTPEEVARVSKSHTGCYLRSYL; encoded by the coding sequence ATGACTGACAAAATCATCATCAAGGGTGCCTGCGAGCACAACCTGAAAAATATCGACATCGAAATCCCGCGCGACAAGCTGGTGGTGATCACCGGTGTCTCCGGCTCCGGAAAGAGTACCCTCGCCTTCGATACGATCTATGCCGAGGGTCAGCGGCGCTATGTCGAATCGCTGTCAGCCTATGCCCGGCAGTTTCTCGAGCAGATGGACAAGCCGGATGTCGAAAGCATCGAGGGGCTGTCGCCGGCGATCTCGATCGAACAGAAGACAACCTCGAAGAACCCCCGCTCAACCGTCGGCACGGTCACCGAAATCTACGATTACCTGCGCCTGCTGTTTGCCCGGGTCGGCCGGGTTCACTGCTACAAGTGCGGTAAGGAGATCAGCTCGCAGACCGTTCAGCAGATGGTTGACCAGGTGATGGCCTGGCCGCAGAAGAGCCGGTTGATGGTGATGGCGCCGATTGTCCGTGGCCGCAAGGGGGAATATCGCAAGGAGCTTAAGCAGCTGCAGGCCGATGGTTTTGTCCGGGTCCGGATCGACGGCGCGATGCATGAACTGGGCGATGCGATCGAACTCGACAAGAACAAGAAACATACCATTGAGGTTGTGGTTGACCGGATCGTCATCAAGGAAGGGGTCGAAAGCCGCCTGGCCGATTCGATCGAAACCGCCCTCGGCCTCGCCGAAGGGGTAGTGCGGGTTGAGGTTGTCGATGGCGAGAGCCAGCTCTTATCCGAGCAGCATGCCTGTGTCGAGTGCGGCGTCTCCTATCCGGAGATCACGCCACGGATGTTCTCCTTCAACAATCCGTATGGCGCCTGCGACGACTGTTCAGGGCTTGGAACCCGGATGTATTTCGATGCCGACCTGGTCGTGCCGAATCCGGAATTGTCGATTCGTGAAGGTGCGATCAGGCCGTGGGAGTCGCGCACCGGGTACTGGTACCAGCAGACCCTTGAAGCGCTTTCCGATCATTATGGTTTCGATATCAAAACTCCTTTCCAGAAATTACCGCAAACGATACGCGATATCCTGCTGCGTGGTTCCGGCAAGGAGGAGGTCAAGTTCTTCTTTGACCAGGGGAGTCGGCGGCATTTTTACCACAAGCCATTCGAAGGGGTGCTGCCGAATCTCGAGCGGCGCTATCATGAAACCGATTCCGACGCCGTGCGTGAAAATCTCGAGCGCTACATGAATATCATGCCCTGCCCGAGCTGCAACGGGGCCCGCCTGCGGCCGGAGTCTCTTCATGTCAGGGTCGGCAAAAAGAATATGCAGGAAGTCGTGGCCCAGTCGATAATAGAAGCCGATAAGTTTTTCAACGATCTCGAATTAACCGCCAAGGAGACGGAGATCGGCCGGCGCATTCTCAAGGAGATCCGTGAACGACTCTCTTTCCTGACCCATGTCGGCCTCGATTACCTGACCCTTGATCGAACCTCCGGGACGCTCTCCGGTGGCGAAGGGCAGCGGATCCGGCTGGCGACCCAGGTCGGCTCATCACTGGTCGGCGTCCTCTATATTCTCGATGAGCCGTCGATCGGTCTGCACCAGAGAGACAACCGGCGCCTACTCGAAACCCTGAAGAAGCTCCGCGACCTCGGCAATACCGTACTGGTCGTCGAGCATGACGAGGAGACGATTCTCGAGGCCGACCATGTGATCGACATGGGGCCGGCCGCCGGCGTGCTCGGCGGTGAAATTGTTGCCGAAGGGACCCCGCAGGATATCATGAAGGTCAGTGACTCGTTGACCGGCAAGTACCTGAGCGGCGTCGAAATGATTCCGCTCCCGGAGCAGCGGCGTCAGCCGGAGCAGTATCTTGAACTGCGTGGCGCATCGGCGAATAACCTGAAGAATGTCAACGCCCGGTTCCCCCTCGGTGTCCTGACCTGTGTCACCGGTGTGTCCGGTTCCGGCAAGTCGACGCTGGTTATCGACACCCTCTACAAGACCTTGGCCCAGCGGCTCAACCGTTCGCGTGACCGGGCCGGCAAGGTAGAGGATATTATCGGGCTGGAAATGCTCGACAAGGTGATTGATATTGATCAGTCGCCGATCGGCCGGACGCCGCGCTCCAACCCGGCAACCTATACCGGTGTCTTCTCCGATATCCGCGAGCTGTTTGCCCAGTTGCCGGAAGCGAAAATCAGGGGCTATAAGCCGGGGCGGTTTTCGTTTAATGTCAAGGGCGGACGCTGTGAAGCGTGCCAGGGGGACGGTATCATCAAGATCGAGATGCATTTTCTCCCGGATGTCTATGTCCAGTGCGAAGTCTGCAAGGGGGCGCGCTTCAATCGCGAGACCCTGGAGATCAAGTACAAGGGGGAGACGATCGCCGATGTCCTCGATATGACCGCCAACCAGGCGGCGAAGTTTTTCGCCAACATCCCGAAGATCAATCGCAAGCTCGAAACCCTGCGCGATGTCGGCCTCGGCTATATCAAGCTCGGCCAGAGTGCGACCACCCTCTCCGGCGGCGAGGCCCAGCGGGTCAAGCTGGCCAAGGAGCTCGGCAAACGGGCGACCGGCCAGACCATCTACATCCTCGACGAACCGACGACCGGCCTGCATTTCGCCGACATCCGCAAGCTTCTCGACGTCCTGCAACGCCTGGTCGATGCCGGCAATACGGTCCTGGTGATTGAGCACAACCTCGATGTCATCAAGACGGCCGACCATATCATCGATCTCGGACCCGAAGGGGGGGATCGCGGCGGCCGGATTGTCGCGACCGGAACCCCGGAAGAGGTTGCCCGGGTCTCGAAATCACACACCGGCTGTTATCTCCGGTCCTATCTCTGA
- the pdxA gene encoding 4-hydroxythreonine-4-phosphate dehydrogenase PdxA, whose translation MEKPLIITMGDPTGVGPEIIVKALLESRLDVISSPLIVAGDLAVLQRAARLYGVEAMVYGDALSLSGKSIQVMNLSELAAESLVYGAPDTACGVAMARYVDWAAEQCLAGRAAGLVTAPINKKAINDAGIEFPGHTELLADRCDVGKVVMMLAGKRLRVSLVTTHLALADVPEQLDRDRIVSTIRITEEALRSRFGIARPHLAVLALNPHAGEAGLFGREEEEIIAPAIKQARAEGIDASGPHSADTFFHFAAAGQYDAVICMYHDQGLIPLKLLHFEDGVNITLGLPIVRTSVDHGTAYDLAGTGKASCASLVAAIRMAEEMVGMRN comes from the coding sequence ATGGAAAAACCGCTGATCATAACCATGGGCGATCCGACCGGAGTCGGCCCGGAAATCATTGTCAAGGCGCTGCTCGAGAGTCGACTTGATGTCATCAGCAGTCCATTGATTGTTGCCGGCGACCTCGCTGTGCTGCAGAGGGCGGCGCGCCTGTACGGTGTTGAGGCGATGGTTTACGGTGATGCTCTTTCGCTCAGCGGCAAGTCGATTCAGGTGATGAATCTGAGCGAGCTCGCGGCCGAATCGCTGGTTTATGGAGCACCCGATACGGCTTGCGGGGTGGCGATGGCACGCTATGTCGATTGGGCGGCCGAACAGTGCCTGGCCGGCCGGGCGGCGGGCCTGGTCACCGCTCCGATCAACAAGAAGGCGATCAATGACGCCGGTATTGAGTTCCCCGGCCATACCGAACTCCTCGCTGATCGCTGCGATGTCGGCAAAGTCGTGATGATGCTCGCCGGTAAACGCCTGCGGGTCAGCCTGGTGACAACGCATCTTGCCCTCGCCGATGTCCCCGAACAGCTTGATCGTGACAGGATTGTCTCGACCATCCGGATTACCGAAGAGGCCCTTCGAAGCCGTTTCGGCATTGCCCGGCCGCACCTGGCGGTGCTCGCGCTCAACCCGCATGCCGGCGAAGCCGGGCTGTTCGGTCGCGAAGAGGAGGAAATTATTGCTCCGGCGATCAAACAAGCGCGGGCGGAAGGGATCGATGCCAGCGGCCCGCACAGCGCCGACACCTTTTTTCATTTTGCGGCGGCCGGACAGTATGATGCCGTGATCTGCATGTACCATGACCAGGGGCTGATTCCACTTAAGCTGCTCCATTTCGAGGACGGCGTCAATATCACCCTCGGTCTGCCGATCGTCCGGACCTCGGTTGACCACGGCACCGCCTACGATCTGGCCGGCACCGGCAAAGCAAGCTGCGCCAGCCTGGTGGCGGCGATTCGCATGGCCGAGGAAATGGTGGGAATGCGAAATTAG
- a CDS encoding rubrerythrin, with protein sequence MTEMKGSKSEQGLMDAFAGESQANRKYLAFAEQADKDGYAQIAKLFRAAAAAETIHAHAHLRAAGRIGSTEANLKTAIEGETEEFTSMYPAMIEDAKAEGLAAAERSFTFANEVEKIHANLYQKALDNLGSNESVDYYVCPVCGNTVEGKPDAPCAICGVQASMFRKID encoded by the coding sequence ATGACTGAAATGAAAGGGAGCAAGAGTGAGCAGGGGTTGATGGATGCTTTTGCCGGTGAATCCCAGGCCAATCGCAAGTACCTGGCGTTCGCCGAGCAGGCCGACAAGGATGGTTATGCCCAGATCGCCAAGCTGTTCCGTGCGGCGGCTGCCGCCGAAACGATTCATGCCCACGCCCACTTGCGGGCCGCCGGCAGGATCGGCTCGACCGAAGCCAACCTCAAGACGGCGATCGAAGGTGAGACCGAGGAGTTCACCAGTATGTATCCGGCAATGATCGAAGATGCCAAGGCCGAAGGGTTGGCCGCTGCCGAGCGGAGCTTTACCTTTGCCAACGAGGTTGAAAAGATTCATGCCAACCTCTACCAGAAGGCACTCGACAATCTCGGCAGCAACGAGTCGGTTGACTATTACGTTTGCCCGGTTTGCGGCAATACGGTTGAAGGGAAACCGGATGCCCCCTGTGCCATCTGCGGCGTTCAGGCCTCGATGTTCAGGAAAATAGACTGA